The following proteins come from a genomic window of Miscanthus floridulus cultivar M001 chromosome 2, ASM1932011v1, whole genome shotgun sequence:
- the LOC136537588 gene encoding DNA-directed RNA polymerases II, IV and V subunit 8B-like gives MSEHLFEDTLIVTRLDPDGKKFDKVSRVEAHSEQLDTFMQLDVATDVYPVRAGEKFNMVLAPTQNLDGTPDTGYYTQTGRKTLADNYEYVMQGKLYKISEDTSSQNAKVEIYASFGGLLMLLRGDPSTAASFELDQRLFLLMRKV, from the exons ATGTCTGAGCATCTTTTCGAGGACACCTTGATCGTTACCAGGCtagatcctgatggcaaaaagtTTGACAAAG TTTCTCGTGTTGAAGCTCACAGTGAGCAGTTAGATACGTTTATGCAGCTGGATGTTGCTACGGATGTGTATCCTGTGCGTGCTGGTGAGAAATTTAACATGGTTTTAGCGCCTACTCAGAATTTGGATGGCACTCCAGATACTGGCTACTACACACAG ACTGGTAGAAAAACTCTGGCGGATAATTATGAATATGTCATGCAAGGGAAGCTTTACAAAATCTCAGAGGACACCTCCAGCCAAAATGCTAAAGT GGAGATTTATGCATCATTCGGTGGTCTCCTGATGCTGCTCAGGGGTGACCCTTCTACTGCTGCTAGCTTTGAGCTGGATCAGAGGCTTTTTCTACTCATGCGCAAGGTTTAA
- the LOC136537587 gene encoding uncharacterized protein: protein MDGMRAVPSPSGSDLPTFFRWCLGGMAVFASARDADAGARVLEIRKELEADCGHLSGSQADLLARAHFLGGGGGVEELEADCGHISASQADLLARAHFLGGCGEEEEEEAEVFSTPPLTQQDPQRQGQSQRGQAGEGEDGITMCSMPFTQTQPSSPSSASSDSRPRKPRICTRKVRAGAKIWTATATPTPTPSPRPELDPLVRSVLMVPTAPLPTTGHKDILELARSRGIF, encoded by the coding sequence ATGGATGGTATGAGGGCGGTTCCCTCTCCTTCCGGTTCCGATCTCCCAACTTTCTTCCGTTGGTGCCTCGGCGGCATGGCCGTCTTTGCCTCCGCTCGGGACGCGGATGCCGGTGCGAGAGTATTAGAAATCAGGAAGGAGTTGGAGGCGGACTGCGGCCATCTCTCCGGCTCGCAGGCGGACCTCCTCGCCCGCGCCCacttcctcggcggcggcggcggcgtggaggaGTTGGAGGCGGACTGCGGCCATATCTCCGCCTCGCAGGCGGACCTCCTCGCCCGCGCCCACTTCCTCGGCGGctgcggcgaggaggaggaggaggaggccgaggtgTTCAGCACGCCGCCTCTCACACAGCAGGACCCGCAGAGGCAGGGCCAAAGCCAGCGAGGTCAGGCGGGGGAGGGGGAGGACGGCATCACCATGTGCTCCATGCCCTTCACCCAGACCCAGCCTTCCTCCCCTTCTTCCGCTTCCTCGGATAGCCGGCCGCGGAAGCCTAGGATCTGCACGAGGAAGGTGAGAGCCGGCGCCAAGATCTGGACTGCGACTgcgactccgactccgactccgagCCCCAGACCCGAACTCGACCCTCTCGTCAGGAGCGTGCTCATGGTTCCCACCGCTCCTCTTCCAACCACCGGTCATAAGGATATCCTCGAGCTTGCTCGCAGCCGCGGCATCTTCTGA